In Pedobacter sp. SL55, the following proteins share a genomic window:
- a CDS encoding 3-oxoacyl-ACP synthase III family protein, whose amino-acid sequence MYSSKIAGIGHYVPKNVYTNNDLSRFMETSDEWIQERTGIKERRFADRYEETTTTMGIEAAKVAIERAGITKDDIDFIIFATLSPDYYFPGCGVLLQREMKMKEVGALDIRNQCSGFVYALSVADQFIKTGMYKNILVVGSEKHSFAMDFETRSRNVSVIFGDGAGAAVLQRAEKEGQGILSTHLHSDGADAEILAMHYPGAHANKWLKDKPAFADQELGGLFFNEAILNSGAALPYMDGPAVFKKAVVKFPEVINEALTANNYTAKDIDLLVPHQANLRISQYVQQLLGLPDEKVFNNIQKYGNTTAASVPIALSEAWEAGKVKEGDLICLAAFGSGFTWASALIKW is encoded by the coding sequence ATGTATAGTTCAAAAATTGCCGGAATAGGTCATTACGTGCCAAAAAACGTATATACCAACAATGATTTATCGCGTTTTATGGAAACCAGTGACGAATGGATACAAGAACGTACAGGTATTAAAGAACGTAGATTTGCCGATAGGTACGAAGAAACAACGACCACCATGGGCATTGAGGCTGCAAAAGTTGCCATAGAAAGAGCTGGAATAACTAAAGACGATATTGATTTTATCATTTTCGCTACTTTAAGTCCCGATTATTATTTTCCGGGTTGTGGGGTTTTGCTACAACGCGAAATGAAGATGAAAGAAGTAGGCGCTTTGGATATTCGCAACCAATGTTCAGGCTTTGTTTACGCACTTTCCGTTGCCGATCAGTTCATTAAAACCGGCATGTACAAAAACATTTTGGTGGTAGGTAGCGAGAAGCATTCGTTTGCGATGGATTTTGAAACCCGCAGTCGTAATGTTTCTGTTATTTTTGGCGATGGTGCCGGGGCGGCAGTTTTGCAGCGAGCAGAAAAAGAAGGTCAGGGCATTTTAAGTACGCATTTACATAGTGATGGCGCCGATGCCGAAATTTTGGCAATGCACTATCCGGGAGCACACGCAAATAAATGGTTAAAAGATAAGCCAGCTTTTGCAGACCAAGAGTTGGGAGGTTTATTTTTTAACGAAGCAATCTTAAATAGCGGTGCAGCCTTGCCTTACATGGATGGACCAGCGGTTTTCAAAAAAGCAGTGGTAAAATTTCCAGAGGTAATTAACGAAGCACTAACGGCAAACAATTATACGGCAAAAGACATAGATTTGTTGGTACCACATCAGGCTAATTTGCGTATCAGTCAATATGTGCAGCAATTATTGGGCTTGCCAGACGAAAAGGTATTTAATAATATTCAAAAATACGGAAATACAACCGCAGCCTCTGTTCCCATTGCATTAAGCGAAGCTTGGGAGGCAGGAAAAGTAAAAGAAGGCGATTTGATTTGCTTAGCAGCATTTGGTTCCGGCTTTACTTGGGCAAGTGCATTAATAAAATGGTAA
- a CDS encoding ATP-dependent Clp protease adaptor ClpS, protein MSTETKEETFTLEEILTSLKTVHRLILWNDDVNTFDHVIWCMMRYLDYSETQAEKIAWKVHNKGKCAVLEGSFTEMEVYRKILQQEGLTVTVD, encoded by the coding sequence ATGTCAACAGAAACCAAGGAAGAAACCTTTACACTGGAGGAGATTTTAACCTCACTGAAAACCGTGCATCGTTTAATTCTATGGAACGATGATGTAAACACTTTCGACCACGTGATTTGGTGCATGATGCGCTACCTAGATTACAGCGAAACCCAAGCAGAAAAAATTGCTTGGAAAGTACATAACAAAGGTAAATGTGCAGTTTTAGAAGGCTCGTTTACCGAAATGGAAGTGTACCGTAAAATCTTACAGCAAGAAGGTTTAACCGTTACGGTTGATTAG
- a CDS encoding nuclear transport factor 2 family protein, translating into MTANEQLIHQFYTAFQQKDYKTMQDSYAENAVFNDSVFRNLDAKQTRAMWQMLISRSGDMTLTFGNIRAAGNKVTAYWEAHYTFTATGKKVINKINAEFEIEDGKIVKHTDSFDFYKWAKQAFGAGGFLLGWTNSFKEKVRQTAKKN; encoded by the coding sequence ATGACAGCAAACGAACAACTGATCCATCAGTTTTACACTGCTTTTCAGCAAAAGGATTATAAAACCATGCAAGATAGCTATGCAGAAAATGCAGTTTTTAATGATTCGGTATTTAGAAATTTAGATGCCAAACAAACCAGAGCCATGTGGCAAATGCTGATTTCGAGAAGTGGGGATATGACTTTGACCTTTGGAAATATCAGAGCAGCGGGCAATAAAGTGACTGCCTATTGGGAAGCGCATTATACTTTTACGGCAACGGGCAAAAAAGTGATCAATAAAATTAACGCCGAATTTGAAATAGAAGACGGTAAAATTGTGAAACATACCGATAGTTTTGATTTCTACAAGTGGGCAAAACAGGCTTTTGGCGCTGGAGGTTTTTTGTTAGGATGGACCAATTCTTTCAAAGAAAAAGTGCGCCAAACCGCCAAGAAAAATTAG
- a CDS encoding OsmC family peroxiredoxin → MKRHATAQWNGTGKDGKGTLTTQSTTLQDTQYSFKSRFEEGVGTNPEELVAAAHAGCFSMKLSFNISAENITPESIETKATVNLNPEKGEIDNIHLVVKVKAEGLSQEKFDELVADAKANCPISKLMNAEITLDSELL, encoded by the coding sequence ATGAAAAGACACGCAACCGCCCAATGGAACGGCACAGGTAAAGACGGAAAAGGCACTTTAACTACGCAGAGCACAACTTTGCAAGACACACAATACTCGTTTAAAAGCAGGTTTGAAGAAGGTGTAGGTACCAACCCAGAAGAATTGGTAGCTGCGGCACACGCCGGATGTTTTAGCATGAAGCTGAGTTTCAACATTTCTGCAGAAAACATTACGCCAGAAAGCATCGAAACTAAAGCTACTGTAAACCTAAACCCAGAAAAGGGCGAAATTGACAACATCCACTTGGTAGTGAAAGTAAAGGCAGAAGGTTTGTCTCAAGAAAAATTTGATGAATTAGTAGCCGATGCAAAAGCAAATTGCCCAATTTCTAAATTGATGAACGCAGAGATTACTTTAGATTCTGAGTTATTGTAA
- a CDS encoding DUF3887 domain-containing protein: MKKIFLLSALLFLALASFSQNVFSLFGKANTFFDLFAAGKFEEAHGYFSEEGKTKVTAENLKQFWTNMEARLGKVKSIDATGSRNQGEFYAVTVSGEFQYDKQDFVLMFDKSEKLVGMHLPPKAVSYRAPGYADSTLYKEKSTYIEWPGHQLAAVVTTPKDGNSFPIVVLVHGSGPNDMDETIGPNKPFKDIAAGLALNGIASIRYVKRTVIYPQEFGKTYTVKEEVLDDALAAIALAKKVEGVDLKQIYVLGHSLGGMLAPRIATLAPDLKGIILAAAPARSLSDLIIEQNKYMVAQSKDTSAVMQKNLADAITEIEKTKLTKLANNMKPDSILLGLPASYWIDLNNYNQVETAKKLKQRIFVIQGGYDFQVSETDFNLWKEALSSNSNVNFKLYPDFNHLFAQVEEKGNMLQYQKPSNVEQRTIEDLANWIKEL; the protein is encoded by the coding sequence ATGAAGAAGATTTTTTTACTATCTGCCCTTTTATTTTTAGCCTTAGCTAGCTTTTCGCAAAATGTTTTTAGCCTTTTTGGCAAAGCAAATACTTTTTTCGATCTATTTGCAGCTGGCAAATTTGAAGAAGCCCACGGCTATTTCTCTGAAGAAGGCAAAACCAAAGTTACTGCCGAAAACCTAAAACAGTTTTGGACCAACATGGAAGCCAGATTGGGAAAGGTAAAATCTATAGACGCCACTGGAAGCCGAAATCAAGGCGAATTTTATGCCGTAACCGTTAGTGGCGAGTTTCAGTACGACAAACAAGATTTTGTACTGATGTTTGATAAATCCGAAAAATTGGTAGGGATGCACTTGCCGCCAAAGGCAGTAAGCTACAGAGCACCTGGTTACGCAGATAGCACACTTTACAAAGAAAAATCTACCTATATAGAATGGCCAGGGCATCAGTTGGCAGCGGTTGTTACTACGCCAAAAGATGGCAATAGTTTCCCTATTGTAGTGTTGGTACATGGTTCTGGCCCTAATGATATGGATGAGACCATAGGCCCCAACAAACCATTTAAGGATATTGCAGCGGGCTTAGCGCTTAACGGCATTGCCTCTATTAGGTACGTAAAACGTACGGTAATTTATCCGCAAGAATTTGGCAAAACTTATACCGTTAAAGAAGAAGTTTTAGATGATGCACTGGCAGCCATTGCTTTGGCAAAAAAAGTTGAAGGGGTAGATTTGAAACAGATTTATGTGTTGGGCCACAGCTTAGGCGGTATGCTGGCTCCTCGTATTGCTACACTTGCGCCAGATTTAAAAGGTATTATTTTAGCGGCCGCCCCTGCCCGTTCATTGAGCGATCTCATTATTGAACAAAACAAATACATGGTTGCCCAAAGCAAAGATACATCTGCCGTGATGCAGAAAAATTTAGCAGATGCAATTACCGAGATTGAAAAAACAAAACTAACCAAGTTGGCCAACAACATGAAACCAGACTCTATTTTGTTGGGCTTACCCGCAAGCTACTGGATTGATCTGAACAACTACAACCAAGTAGAAACGGCAAAAAAATTGAAGCAACGTATTTTCGTGATCCAAGGCGGATATGATTTCCAGGTAAGTGAAACAGATTTTAATTTATGGAAAGAGGCTTTAAGCAGCAATAGCAATGTGAATTTTAAACTTTATCCAGATTTTAACCACCTATTTGCTCAAGTAGAAGAAAAAGGGAATATGCTGCAATACCAAAAACCTAGTAACGTAGAACAACGCACCATAGAAGATTTAGCAAACTGGATTAAGGAGTTGTAG
- a CDS encoding SDR family oxidoreductase, with protein MEIKTISILGCGWFGLPFAKALLAKGYRVKGSTTSMDKLEQLKAEGIEPYQINLNEDADLPASFFETDVLFVNVPPRAKAENAQNYAQKLTKIANAALGKTSQLVFISSTGVFEDGNFEVDENTLPNPTNDAGRALLEAEKLWENYPQFSTTIMRFAGLIGPGRNLAKFFAGRADVSNGKAPINLITLDDCIGLCLRLLATEQFSEIYHGVAPHHPTRAAFYTQLCDVSGMEKPLFKDELLDWKQINSVNVSDKLGYNFEVQNWFKWMETLSFNPSWGSG; from the coding sequence ATGGAAATAAAAACAATTAGTATTTTAGGCTGCGGTTGGTTTGGTTTGCCCTTTGCAAAGGCATTGCTGGCAAAAGGCTATAGGGTTAAAGGTTCTACCACTAGCATGGATAAACTAGAGCAGTTAAAGGCAGAGGGTATCGAACCTTATCAAATTAACCTTAATGAAGATGCTGATTTGCCTGCTAGTTTTTTTGAAACAGACGTGCTTTTTGTGAACGTGCCACCAAGAGCCAAAGCAGAAAATGCACAAAACTATGCCCAGAAATTAACGAAAATTGCAAATGCAGCGTTAGGCAAAACCAGTCAATTGGTTTTTATTAGTTCTACGGGAGTATTTGAAGATGGAAATTTTGAGGTAGATGAAAATACACTCCCAAATCCAACAAATGATGCAGGAAGGGCTTTGCTAGAAGCCGAAAAACTTTGGGAAAACTATCCTCAGTTTAGCACCACCATTATGCGCTTTGCTGGATTAATTGGGCCGGGTAGAAATTTAGCTAAGTTTTTTGCTGGCAGAGCCGATGTGTCTAATGGGAAAGCACCAATCAATTTAATTACTTTGGATGATTGTATTGGGCTTTGTTTACGTTTGCTAGCAACCGAACAATTTAGCGAGATTTACCATGGCGTGGCACCGCATCATCCAACAAGAGCAGCTTTTTATACCCAGCTTTGTGATGTTTCTGGTATGGAAAAACCACTATTTAAAGATGAACTGCTAGACTGGAAGCAAATCAACTCCGTTAACGTGAGCGATAAATTAGGTTACAACTTTGAAGTGCAAAACTGGTTTAAATGGATGGAAACACTAAGCTTTAATCCCTCATGGGGATCAGGCTGA
- a CDS encoding DUF2911 domain-containing protein, which produces MKSSIKLILAFFILITLGENLQAQGLKLPQPSTPQTVTQDFGLGKISLSYSRPNVKGRKIFGALEPFDKVWRTGANSATVIKFSEAVKVEGKDLAAGEYALFTIPGKTEWTIIFNKGTKEWGAYTYNEANDVLRVKVKRTTLKDKVETFTIQFANVYDTTADLQLAWENTLVNVKLTTSVDERVMASIAEAMKGEKKPYFQAAMYYFANGKDLKTTMEWMNEADKQMTDAPWVKLWKGRMQLKMGDKAGAAQSAKEGVEIATKIKNEEYIRLNTQLLEQTKK; this is translated from the coding sequence ATGAAATCATCAATTAAACTCATTTTAGCATTTTTTATACTAATTACTTTAGGCGAAAACCTACAAGCACAAGGCCTAAAATTACCTCAGCCAAGTACGCCACAAACCGTAACACAAGATTTTGGTTTGGGAAAAATTAGCCTAAGCTACTCTCGTCCAAATGTAAAAGGGCGTAAAATTTTTGGTGCATTAGAGCCTTTTGATAAGGTTTGGCGCACTGGCGCTAACTCGGCAACGGTAATTAAATTTAGCGAAGCTGTTAAAGTTGAAGGCAAAGATTTAGCTGCTGGCGAGTATGCTTTATTCACTATCCCTGGCAAAACAGAGTGGACCATCATCTTTAACAAGGGCACTAAAGAATGGGGCGCATACACTTACAACGAAGCTAATGACGTATTGCGTGTAAAGGTTAAACGTACTACGTTGAAAGATAAAGTAGAAACTTTTACTATTCAGTTTGCAAACGTTTATGATACCACTGCAGATTTACAATTAGCTTGGGAAAATACTTTAGTGAACGTGAAGTTAACCACATCGGTAGACGAGCGTGTAATGGCAAGCATTGCAGAAGCAATGAAAGGCGAAAAGAAACCTTATTTTCAAGCGGCGATGTACTATTTTGCTAATGGCAAAGACTTAAAAACTACTATGGAGTGGATGAATGAGGCCGATAAGCAAATGACTGATGCACCTTGGGTAAAACTTTGGAAAGGTCGTATGCAATTGAAAATGGGCGATAAAGCGGGTGCCGCACAGTCTGCTAAAGAAGGTGTAGAAATTGCAACCAAAATTAAAAACGAAGAATACATTCGTTTAAATACACAACTGTTAGAACAAACAAAGAAATAA
- the hisS gene encoding histidine--tRNA ligase, which translates to MSVTKPSLPKGTRDFSPLEMVKRNYIYDTIKTVFKKYGYAEIQTPSMENLQTLTGKYGDEGDKLIFKILNSGDYLAKVDETLLTTRNSQLATSKLSEKALRYDLTVPFARYVVMHQSEIAFPFKRFQVQPVWRADRPQKGRYREFYQCDADVVGSTSLLNEAEFVLIYHEALTNLGLKDFNIKINNRKILSGIAEIIGKPELIVDMTVAIDKLDKIGLDGVSKELLERGFTEADIEKLKPVILLEGSNEEKLASLRTVLAASETGLKGIEEIETVFNYVNKLTTHNTQLITKVELDITLARGLNYYTGCIFEVKTNEVAMGSIGGGGRYDDLTGMFGLKDLTGVGISFGADRIYDVLEELNLFPTSAQQGTKVLISNFDEAAELYALPLLQQLRDANIAAELYPASVKLKKQMSYADAKSIPYVVLIGEEEMQSGLLTLKDMVSGAQQKLTATEIVEKLS; encoded by the coding sequence ATGTCAGTAACTAAGCCAAGCTTACCCAAAGGAACAAGAGATTTTTCGCCTTTAGAAATGGTGAAACGCAATTATATTTATGATACCATTAAAACGGTTTTCAAAAAATATGGCTATGCAGAAATACAAACCCCAAGTATGGAAAATCTGCAAACTTTAACCGGTAAATATGGTGACGAAGGCGATAAACTGATTTTCAAAATTTTGAATTCTGGTGACTATCTTGCAAAAGTTGATGAAACCTTACTTACCACCCGCAACTCGCAACTCGCAACTTCAAAACTTTCAGAAAAAGCCCTACGTTACGACTTAACAGTTCCTTTCGCTCGCTACGTAGTAATGCACCAAAGCGAAATTGCTTTTCCATTTAAACGTTTCCAAGTACAGCCGGTTTGGCGTGCCGATAGACCACAGAAAGGTCGTTACCGCGAGTTTTACCAGTGCGATGCCGATGTAGTGGGTTCTACTTCACTACTTAACGAGGCAGAGTTTGTATTGATTTACCACGAAGCCTTAACCAACCTTGGTCTTAAAGACTTCAACATCAAAATCAACAACCGTAAAATATTAAGCGGCATAGCCGAAATTATTGGCAAGCCAGAGCTGATTGTGGACATGACCGTAGCCATCGACAAATTAGATAAAATAGGTTTGGACGGCGTAAGCAAAGAATTACTAGAGCGTGGTTTCACCGAAGCAGATATCGAGAAACTGAAACCCGTAATTTTGTTAGAAGGCTCAAACGAAGAAAAACTAGCAAGTTTAAGAACGGTTTTAGCCGCTTCAGAAACCGGCTTAAAAGGCATTGAAGAAATCGAAACTGTGTTTAACTACGTAAACAAACTCACAACTCATAACACGCAACTCATAACTAAAGTAGAACTTGATATTACCCTTGCCCGTGGTTTAAACTATTATACTGGCTGTATTTTCGAGGTTAAAACTAACGAAGTTGCCATGGGCAGCATTGGCGGCGGCGGCCGTTACGACGATTTGACTGGAATGTTTGGTTTGAAAGACCTAACAGGCGTTGGAATCTCTTTCGGTGCCGATCGTATTTACGATGTGTTGGAAGAATTGAACTTATTCCCTACTTCGGCACAACAAGGCACTAAAGTATTGATTAGCAATTTTGATGAAGCTGCCGAGCTGTATGCTTTACCGCTATTGCAACAATTAAGAGATGCCAATATCGCTGCAGAGCTTTATCCGGCATCGGTAAAATTAAAAAAGCAAATGAGCTATGCCGATGCGAAAAGTATACCTTATGTGGTTCTAATTGGCGAAGAAGAAATGCAAAGCGGTTTGCTTACATTAAAGGATATGGTAAGCGGAGCACAACAGAAATTAACTGCAACAGAGATTGTTGAGAAGTTGAGTTAA
- a CDS encoding thioredoxin family protein, with translation MLNYSNIFDKETLDYASYRNLVDELLAKGETTGPDNSEAMLHYTKMNVQRMNRVDKTTVLGEELLATLEKIEGKYRFLVITEGWCGDAAQIVPVIHKIVSAAPEKFELKLTLRDKNLPLIDAHLTNGGRAIPVLLILDEAGNLVLPKWGPRPAVLQSLMADWKKEGVEMPELAEKLHGWYAKNKTLATQKELNELLKPLSALGISPQ, from the coding sequence ATGCTTAATTACAGTAATATTTTTGATAAAGAGACGCTAGACTATGCTAGCTATAGAAATTTAGTAGATGAGCTACTGGCTAAAGGCGAAACTACAGGCCCCGATAATTCTGAAGCCATGTTGCACTATACCAAAATGAATGTGCAACGTATGAACAGAGTTGATAAAACCACAGTGCTGGGCGAAGAATTACTTGCTACATTGGAAAAAATTGAAGGTAAATATCGCTTTTTGGTAATTACCGAGGGATGGTGTGGCGATGCGGCTCAAATTGTGCCTGTAATACATAAAATAGTATCGGCTGCGCCAGAAAAATTTGAGCTGAAATTAACTTTACGCGATAAAAACCTACCGTTGATTGATGCACATTTAACCAATGGCGGAAGAGCAATTCCGGTTTTATTAATTTTAGATGAAGCAGGTAATTTGGTTTTACCTAAATGGGGGCCAAGACCTGCAGTTTTACAAAGTTTAATGGCCGACTGGAAAAAAGAAGGGGTAGAAATGCCCGAGTTGGCCGAAAAACTTCATGGCTGGTATGCGAAAAACAAGACTTTAGCCACTCAGAAGGAGTTGAACGAGCTTTTAAAGCCCCTCTCTGCCTTAGGGATCTCTCCCCAATAG
- a CDS encoding TonB-dependent receptor domain-containing protein, which produces MDRIKCKVLLLAAFICITTVKIYAQSGNTGKISGKIVDAQTNETIPYASAILTDRKTKAKVRTVQSDLDGNFNIPNLPNGVYTFKASYIGYQTMVRDSISITGALKSINLGTIKMKTGKGNILNEVVVTAQKPTMQLGIDKKIFSVDQSVVSEGGSATDVLQNVPSVQTDMDGGVSLRGSAARVLIDGKQSLIGGGDVAQILASIPASSIETIEVITNPSSKYDAEGQTGIINIVLKKNKKLGFNGNVAFTAGNRDNYNATTNLSFQNKNINLYANYSYRYGNRPGSGYNNTFYRTEFNGVGIVRQNNTSNDNEDGHNVKLGMDYNLSEKSTISLSGGINTRTSVDEEFISLNGFSLSNALVTSSNRLNTRDREGNNYDVSLDFVQKLKKKGEELTFNASYATGNNDTDQLFNTDQFLPTSEFFQQRTLRPTDNKNYNIQLDYTLPLTETSRIEAGYRSQFRVSNSRTLADSIYNNVYVFSRTLSNDFNSDDYVHALYVNYQNQIKNFGYQVGLRGEDAALETEMGAYGPGGDLSYTPGRVAYTRLYPSVFLTQKLKNEQQLQLSYSRRVNRPRGWDTNPFLDVSDPINYRQGNVNLMPEDVHAFEFSYSRFFKSFSLVSSVYFRQTNDVIQRIRTELEGGINLTTPQNLTSAKNSGVELIGKFDVSKKWNLTSNFNLYHRKIEGVAQFGTSDVDGVAYNTNLTNNITLPYNITLQLRADYRSNEVTAQGTFKAMYGFDAGAKMDLMNKKASLSFNIRNLFNTRKFQMEFENSGSTIDFSRMRAGNMGSLTFSYRFGKSDFSQKKKKAQEAPRMDEESF; this is translated from the coding sequence ATGGATAGGATTAAGTGCAAAGTTCTTTTATTAGCTGCTTTTATTTGTATTACAACTGTAAAAATTTATGCGCAGAGCGGCAATACTGGAAAAATAAGCGGCAAAATTGTAGATGCCCAAACTAATGAAACCATACCCTACGCATCGGCCATACTAACTGATAGAAAAACGAAAGCCAAAGTTAGAACAGTACAATCTGATCTGGATGGCAATTTTAACATCCCTAATTTACCTAATGGTGTATACACCTTTAAAGCAAGTTATATTGGCTACCAAACCATGGTTAGAGATTCTATCTCCATCACGGGAGCTTTAAAAAGCATTAACCTAGGCACCATAAAAATGAAAACTGGCAAAGGCAATATCCTTAACGAGGTGGTAGTTACAGCTCAAAAGCCAACTATGCAATTAGGGATAGACAAGAAGATTTTTTCGGTAGACCAAAGTGTGGTAAGCGAAGGCGGCTCTGCTACTGATGTGCTGCAAAACGTACCATCAGTACAAACCGATATGGACGGTGGCGTTTCTTTACGAGGCTCTGCAGCTAGGGTTTTGATTGACGGTAAGCAATCGTTAATTGGTGGTGGCGATGTGGCGCAAATATTAGCCTCAATACCTGCAAGTTCTATCGAAACCATCGAAGTAATTACCAATCCTTCTTCTAAATACGATGCAGAAGGGCAAACGGGAATCATCAACATTGTTTTAAAAAAGAACAAAAAACTAGGATTTAATGGAAATGTTGCGTTTACCGCTGGCAACAGAGATAATTACAATGCAACTACCAACTTGTCTTTCCAAAACAAAAACATCAACTTATATGCTAATTACAGCTATCGCTATGGTAACAGGCCAGGTAGCGGCTACAACAATACGTTTTATAGAACAGAATTTAACGGAGTAGGTATTGTAAGGCAAAACAATACCTCTAACGATAACGAGGATGGGCATAACGTTAAATTGGGTATGGACTATAACTTAAGTGAAAAAAGCACAATTAGCCTATCTGGAGGAATTAATACCAGAACCAGTGTAGATGAAGAATTCATTAGTTTAAATGGCTTTAGCTTAAGTAATGCACTAGTTACAAGTTCTAACAGACTTAACACCAGAGATCGTGAAGGCAATAACTATGATGTAAGTTTAGACTTCGTTCAAAAACTAAAGAAAAAGGGCGAGGAGCTTACTTTTAATGCTAGCTACGCAACTGGAAATAACGATACCGATCAATTATTTAACACCGACCAATTTTTACCTACTAGTGAGTTTTTTCAACAACGTACCCTTAGACCTACTGACAACAAGAACTACAATATCCAGCTAGATTACACTTTGCCACTTACGGAAACGTCTCGTATCGAAGCAGGTTACAGGAGCCAGTTTAGGGTATCTAATAGCAGAACCTTAGCCGACTCGATTTATAATAATGTTTACGTTTTTAGCAGAACGCTAAGTAACGATTTTAATAGTGATGACTATGTACATGCGCTTTACGTAAATTATCAAAACCAAATTAAAAACTTTGGTTACCAAGTAGGTTTAAGAGGCGAAGATGCCGCACTAGAAACTGAAATGGGTGCTTATGGGCCGGGAGGGGATTTAAGTTACACCCCTGGTAGAGTAGCTTATACTCGCTTGTACCCAAGTGTATTCTTAACTCAGAAACTGAAAAATGAGCAACAATTACAGTTAAGCTACAGTCGCCGTGTTAACCGCCCCCGTGGTTGGGATACCAATCCATTCTTAGATGTATCTGATCCAATTAACTACCGCCAAGGTAATGTGAATTTAATGCCCGAAGATGTACACGCCTTTGAGTTTAGCTACAGCAGATTTTTCAAAAGTTTCTCTTTAGTTTCTTCTGTTTATTTCCGCCAAACCAATGATGTAATACAAAGAATTAGAACCGAGCTAGAAGGAGGTATTAATTTAACCACACCACAGAACTTAACCAGTGCCAAAAATAGTGGTGTAGAACTAATTGGAAAATTTGATGTTTCTAAAAAATGGAACCTTACCTCTAACTTTAACTTATATCATAGAAAAATTGAGGGAGTAGCACAATTTGGCACCTCGGATGTAGATGGAGTGGCTTACAATACCAACCTAACCAACAACATTACCTTGCCATACAACATTACCTTGCAATTAAGAGCAGATTATCGCTCAAACGAAGTAACGGCACAAGGAACTTTCAAAGCAATGTATGGATTTGATGCTGGTGCAAAAATGGATTTAATGAACAAGAAAGCGAGTTTAAGCTTTAACATTAGAAACCTGTTCAACACTCGTAAATTCCAGATGGAGTTTGAGAACTCAGGTTCTACAATAGATTTTAGTAGAATGAGAGCTGGTAACATGGGTTCACTAACCTTCTCTTACCGTTTTGGAAAATCAGACTTTAGCCAAAAGAAGAAGAAAGCACAAGAAGCGCCACGAATGGACGAAGAAAGTTTCTAA